The genomic interval CACCGGGGGAAGGCGTTCCGGGCGCTGGTGCCGGTGGTTCGGGAGCTGTTGGGCTGAGTGCGGAAGGGCGCACCCCGGAGTCGGTGGCGCGCCCTTCACGAAGTGGGCCCGGTGGGACTCGAACCCACGACACACCGGCTCTAAACCGGCGCCCTCTAGGCCAGCTGGGGTACGGGCCCACAGCACGGCCTACTCTACTGTGTGCCTCTGCGAGGGCGTACGCGGAGATCGATTCGCGAAGGTCTTCGTCTGGCTGTGACAGGACGGGCACAGATACCGCAGGTTCTCCTTCCTGTTGTCCAGCCGGTCCCCGTTGATGTGGTCGATCTCCAGAACGAGCCGCTTTCCCTGCCACACATCACCGACACCGCAGGTTTCACAGATGTGCGGGACGCCCACGTCGTCGAGTGCCCGTCTCAGTTGCACCGTCTTGGTACGGGACGAACCCGATTCCAGCCGCACCAGGATCTGGGCGGCGGACTTACGATCCTTCCCGGGAACGCCGCGGCGGTGTCCCTGGCCGACGAAATGACCGACCGACAGGTCGTGGGCCGCCACGCTCCTCTTGAGGCGCTCGCGCGCTGCCCCGTTGTCGACGATGCCGAGCAGCTTCAGGACACCCGCGATGCTCCGGGACGAAGCCACAGCAGGAGCGAGTCGGTCGTACGGCAGGATTCCCGGGCCGTATCTGCGCCCGCTGACGAAGTGTGAGGTGTCGATCCCGAACTGGTCGAGCTTCTTGCGGATGTGGCTGTACGGGCTGTCACGCGG from Streptomyces sp. NBC_01288 carries:
- a CDS encoding HNH endonuclease signature motif containing protein — encoded protein: MSSAKYTRDLLARTAASSASLVDLMRRLNAPMGSAPRNYLRGRLEHYGIDTSHFIDEPMPERERRSYSKTLLQEAAACSASIREMLEYMGLDPRDSPYSHIRKKLDQFGIDTSHFVSGRRYGPGILPYDRLAPAVASSRSIAGVLKLLGIVDNGAARERLKRSVAAHDLSVGHFVGQGHRRGVPGKDRKSAAQILVRLESGSSRTKTVQLRRALDDVGVPHICETCGVGDVWQGKRLVLEIDHINGDRLDNRKENLRYLCPSCHSQTKTFANRSPRTPSQRHTVE